A section of the Bryobacteraceae bacterium genome encodes:
- a CDS encoding acetoacetate metabolism regulatory protein AtoC: MPRPEVETPADAPRTNRGRILVIDDEADIRESLELLLEGEGYSVAAAETAAEGLRRFESGVFDLVLLDLMMPDRSGLEVLDEIRRRDRETPIFLITAYGSVEVAVEALKSGANDYFSKPWDNEKLLIEIDRQIARTRLERENRELRRALKERYAFPNIVGKSERMLRVLDLVAQVAPSKSNILITGETGTGKELIAKAIHANSPRADKPFVGVNSGSLPPDLLESTLFGHVKGAFTGAVANRRGYFEIANHGTIFFDEIGTLTPDMQVKLLRVIQEREFMPVGSTETIRVDVRIVAATNADLARLVEEGRFRQDLYYRLNVINIHLPPLRERKEDIPLLVDHFFQVYCRENNKFLDSQGRSVLRFEPEAMHLLMDYNWPGNVRELENAIERAVVLATSEVVPVSVLPEQLLQSTGVRLGRPGTGALPPDASLFEKVADFEARTIIEALEACNYSQTDAAALLKIPLSTLNQKIKRLGIPIRKRQS, translated from the coding sequence ATGCCTCGGCCTGAAGTGGAAACCCCAGCGGACGCGCCCCGCACGAACCGCGGCCGGATCCTCGTCATCGACGACGAGGCCGACATCCGCGAGTCGCTCGAATTGCTGCTCGAAGGCGAAGGCTACTCCGTCGCCGCCGCCGAAACCGCCGCCGAGGGCCTGCGCCGCTTCGAGTCCGGCGTCTTCGACCTCGTCCTGCTCGACCTGATGATGCCGGACCGCTCCGGCCTCGAGGTCCTCGACGAGATCCGCCGCCGCGACCGCGAAACGCCCATCTTCCTCATCACCGCCTACGGCTCGGTCGAGGTCGCCGTCGAAGCGCTCAAGTCCGGCGCCAACGACTACTTCTCCAAGCCCTGGGACAACGAAAAGCTCCTCATCGAAATCGACCGCCAGATCGCGCGCACCCGGCTCGAGCGCGAAAACCGCGAGCTCCGCCGCGCCCTGAAAGAGCGCTACGCCTTCCCCAACATCGTCGGCAAGAGCGAGCGCATGCTGCGCGTGCTCGACCTCGTCGCCCAGGTGGCGCCGTCGAAAAGCAACATCCTCATCACCGGCGAAACCGGCACCGGCAAGGAGCTCATCGCCAAGGCCATCCACGCCAACTCGCCCCGCGCCGACAAGCCCTTCGTCGGCGTCAACTCCGGCTCGCTTCCCCCGGACCTGCTCGAATCCACCCTCTTCGGCCACGTCAAGGGCGCCTTCACCGGCGCCGTCGCCAACCGCCGCGGCTACTTCGAAATCGCCAACCACGGCACCATCTTCTTCGACGAAATCGGCACCCTCACGCCCGACATGCAGGTCAAGCTCCTGCGCGTCATCCAGGAGCGCGAATTCATGCCCGTCGGCTCCACCGAAACCATCCGCGTCGATGTCCGCATCGTCGCCGCCACCAACGCCGACCTGGCCCGCCTCGTCGAAGAAGGCAGGTTCCGCCAGGACCTCTATTATCGCCTCAATGTCATCAATATCCACCTGCCGCCGCTGCGCGAGCGCAAGGAGGACATCCCGCTGCTGGTGGATCACTTCTTCCAGGTCTACTGCCGCGAGAACAACAAGTTCCTCGACTCGCAGGGCCGCTCCGTCCTCCGCTTCGAGCCCGAGGCCATGCACCTGCTGATGGACTACAACTGGCCAGGCAACGTGCGCGAACTGGAAAACGCCATTGAACGCGCCGTGGTGCTTGCCACCAGTGAGGTGGTTCCGGTGAGCGTGCTGCCCGAGCAGCTCCTTCAGTCCACTGGCGTGCGGCTCGGCCGTCCCGGCACGGGCGCGCTGCCGCCCGACGCGAGCCTATTTGAAAAAGTCGCCGACTTCGAGGCCCGCACCATCATTGAGGCCCTGGAGGCCTGCAACTACTCCCAGACCGACGCCGCCGCGCTGTTGAAGATTCCGCTGTCCACGCTGAACCAGAAGATCAAACGGCTCGGCATCCCCATCCGCAAACGCCAGTCCTGA
- a CDS encoding hypothetical protein (possible pseudo, internal stop codon, frameshifted), which produces MEQGLRSQFLGALLVVLTLTAIIFAGVNYQQQMRFHLPDDGATWMDSPGPQGGVRVTAVYVQPGGPADRAGIRRGDVLLRISPIENTPAVAVRQAIDVVQLLFRTGVWGKATYTLERDGVEITAKVIVADANRDRALFFQYLVGAAYLIIGLFVFFRRNRAPKALHFYLLCLASFILHTFHYTGKLNAFDTAIYAGNVIAGLLAPALFLHFCLTFPAGRRPFPLRRALSIYLPALSLAALQLGFASGVVRSAVPLIELNWLLDRTWLAVFSACYLAGGLVLHLSFRRAADPILRQQLKWLRNGTLAGVVPFAILYAGPFAAGMVPTETMRLSVLFLAFLPLTWAYAILRYRLMDVDIIFQQGYVYLLATLSVLGIVSLLVYALSRRDELSPTAVVLLVLIAALVFEPLRHWIQEQLDRHVFYRDRFDYRRTLLSFARELTSEMDLDRTLRSVGERLLNTLSVDHVAFFLSKEDGSGFRLHSALDRDGFLTHLEREPLDLSFLPEHPKEPYLFFEHTHHTLDVVSRRLPPPVRETLALLDLTYYLPCTFRGRTLAWLGVSRTTKGDFLSSDDIDLLISLAGYIAMAVENARLYRSLAAKVEQYERLKEFSENIVESINVGILAADLDDRVESWNSQIERLTGVPRSAALGRRLNELFPPELAVHFEALRGESQVHQLYKIPLKRSALARRLAGGNGNGNGAEGAADAGAQRDPIVNIAIAPLVTRDGQRIGRLIIFDDVTEREELERRLIQADKLSSIGLLAAGVAHEVNTPLAVISTYAQMLAKQLAGDEQKARILDKIARQTFRASEIVNSLLNFSRTSGADFEPLDLNRVIRETVSLLEHQFEKHRIEIVYELAPELPPVRGNAGKLQQVFLNLLLNARDAMAGLPEGAPRRLVLCSHSDGATVRAEVRDTGPGIPPEHLPRIFDPFFTTKGARKGTGLGLSVSYGIVEEHGGLIEAGSPPTGGAVFRLEFPAMNRKTADASA; this is translated from the coding sequence GTGGAACAGGGACTGAGAAGCCAGTTCCTCGGCGCACTGCTCGTCGTGCTGACGCTGACGGCAATCATCTTTGCCGGCGTCAATTACCAGCAGCAGATGCGCTTCCACCTGCCCGACGACGGCGCCACCTGGATGGACTCGCCCGGCCCGCAGGGCGGGGTGCGCGTCACCGCCGTCTACGTCCAGCCCGGGGGGCCCGCGGACCGCGCCGGCATCCGCCGCGGCGACGTCCTGCTGCGGATCTCCCCCATTGAAAACACGCCCGCCGTGGCCGTCCGCCAGGCCATTGATGTCGTCCAGTTGCTGTTTCGCACCGGCGTCTGGGGCAAGGCCACCTACACGCTGGAGCGGGACGGCGTGGAGATCACCGCCAAGGTGATCGTCGCCGACGCCAACCGGGACCGCGCCCTCTTCTTCCAGTACCTGGTCGGCGCGGCCTATCTCATCATCGGCCTTTTCGTCTTCTTCCGCCGCAACCGCGCCCCCAAGGCGCTGCACTTCTATCTGCTCTGCCTGGCCAGCTTCATCCTCCATACCTTCCACTACACGGGCAAGCTGAATGCTTTCGACACGGCCATCTACGCCGGCAACGTGATCGCCGGGTTGCTGGCCCCGGCCCTGTTTCTTCATTTCTGCCTCACGTTCCCGGCCGGACGCCGCCCCTTCCCGCTGCGCCGCGCGCTTTCGATTTATCTGCCGGCGCTGTCGCTGGCCGCCCTCCAGCTCGGCTTCGCTTCCGGCGTGGTCCGCAGCGCCGTGCCGCTCATCGAGCTGAACTGGCTGCTGGATCGCACCTGGCTTGCCGTGTTTTCGGCCTGTTATCTGGCTGGCGGCCTCGTGCTCCACCTCAGTTTCCGCCGCGCCGCCGACCCGATTCTCCGCCAGCAGCTCAAGTGGCTGCGCAACGGCACGCTGGCCGGCGTTGTGCCCTTTGCGATCCTCTACGCGGGTCCCTTCGCCGCCGGCATGGTACCGACCGAGACGATGCGGCTCAGCGTGCTGTTCCTGGCGTTCCTGCCGCTGACCTGGGCCTACGCCATCCTGCGCTACCGCCTGATGGACGTCGACATCATCTTCCAGCAGGGCTACGTCTATCTGCTGGCCACGCTGTCTGTGCTCGGCATCGTCTCTCTGCTTGTCTATGCGCTCTCGCGCCGCGACGAGCTGAGCCCGACGGCGGTGGTGCTGCTGGTGCTTATCGCCGCGCTCGTCTTCGAACCGCTGCGCCACTGGATCCAGGAGCAGCTCGACCGCCACGTCTTCTACCGCGACCGCTTTGACTACCGCCGCACCCTGCTGAGCTTCGCCCGCGAGCTGACCTCCGAAATGGATCTCGACCGCACCCTGCGCAGCGTCGGCGAACGCCTCCTCAACACGCTCTCGGTCGATCACGTCGCCTTCTTCCTCTCGAAGGAAGACGGCAGCGGCTTCCGCCTCCATTCGGCGCTCGACCGCGACGGCTTCCTCACGCATCTCGAAAGGGAACCGCTCGACCTCTCCTTCCTGCCGGAGCACCCGAAGGAGCCCTACCTCTTCTTCGAGCACACGCATCACACCCTCGACGTCGTCTCCCGGCGCCTGCCGCCTCCGGTGCGCGAGACGCTTGCGCTGCTTGACCTCACCTACTATCTGCCGTGCACCTTCCGCGGCCGGACGCTCGCCTGGCTGGGCGTCAGCCGCACCACCAAGGGCGACTTCCTCTCTTCCGACGACATTGACCTGCTGATCTCGCTGGCCGGCTACATCGCCATGGCGGTGGAAAACGCCCGCCTGTACCGCTCGCTGGCCGCCAAGGTGGAACAGTACGAGCGGCTCAAGGAATTCAGTGAAAACATCGTCGAGTCGATCAACGTCGGCATTCTCGCTGCCGATCTCGACGACCGCGTCGAAAGCTGGAACTCGCAGATCGAACGGCTCACCGGCGTGCCCCGCTCGGCCGCGCTTGGCCGGCGCCTGAATGAGCTGTTCCCGCCCGAACTCGCCGTTCACTTCGAGGCCCTTCGGGGGGAGTCGCAGGTCCACCAGCTCTACAAGATTCCGCTGAAACGTTCCGCCCTCGCGCGCCGGCTCGCCGGCGGCAATGGCAACGGCAACGGCGCCGAGGGCGCCGCCGACGCAGGCGCGCAGCGCGACCCCATCGTCAACATCGCCATCGCGCCGCTGGTCACCAGGGACGGCCAGCGCATCGGCCGCCTGATCATCTTCGATGACGTCACCGAGCGCGAGGAGCTCGAGCGGCGCCTCATTCAGGCCGACAAGCTCAGCTCGATCGGCCTGCTGGCCGCCGGCGTGGCCCACGAGGTGAACACTCCGCTCGCCGTCATCTCCACCTACGCCCAGATGCTCGCCAAGCAGCTCGCCGGCGACGAGCAGAAGGCCCGCATCCTCGACAAGATCGCCCGCCAGACCTTTCGCGCCTCTGAAATCGTCAACTCGCTGCTGAATTTTTCGCGCACCTCCGGCGCCGACTTCGAGCCGCTCGACCTGAACCGCGTCATCCGCGAGACCGTTTCCCTGCTCGAACACCAGTTCGAAAAGCACCGGATCGAAATCGTCTACGAGCTCGCCCCGGAGCTGCCGCCCGTGCGCGGCAATGCCGGCAAGCTCCAGCAGGTCTTCCTCAACCTCCTGCTCAACGCGCGCGACGCCATGGCCGGCCTGCCCGAAGGCGCGCCCCGCCGGCTCGTGCTGTGCTCGCACTCCGATGGCGCCACCGTGCGCGCCGAGGTGCGCGACACCGGCCCGGGCATCCCGCCCGAGCATCTGCCCCGCATCTTCGACCCCTTCTTCACCACCAAGGGCGCCCGCAAAGGCACCGGCCTCGGCCTCAGTGTCAGTTATGGCATTGTGGAAGAGCATGGCGGCCTGATCGAAGCCGGCTCGCCGCCCACTGGCGGCGCCGTGTTCCGGCTCGAATTTCCCGCCATGAACCGGAAAACTGCTGATGCCTCGGCCTGA
- a CDS encoding N-acetylglucosamine-6-phosphate deacetylase yields the protein MKCSGIDALTGEAVEITAEGGAITAVEPLLGAPRGLRWLAPGFIDLQVNGFAGADYCGPETTQEAIARSLEALFATGVTRIFATVITGPREAMLAAIRNLARARRELPHGRAIEAVHVEGPFISPHDGPRGAHPRQHVRPPDIDEFRRWQEAAEGLVRLVTVSPEWPGAPAFIEALTSEGVVAAIGHLDATAEQIDAAVRAGARLSTHLGNGSHAQLPRHPNYLWQQLADDRLAASFIVDGIHLDTAFLRVALRAKGIERSVLITDAVAPAGCEPGPYRLGAVDVELHPEGRVTLRGTDRLAGSALRMDRGVENLMRLAGLTLPEALTMAARNPARVGRVEHRLRGLQPGERADIVEFDYDAASRSIRVTRTWLEGELVFAA from the coding sequence ATGAAATGTTCTGGCATTGACGCTCTGACCGGCGAGGCGGTGGAGATCACCGCCGAAGGCGGCGCCATCACGGCGGTGGAGCCGCTGCTCGGCGCGCCGCGGGGGCTGCGCTGGCTGGCGCCGGGGTTCATCGATCTCCAGGTGAACGGATTTGCGGGCGCCGATTACTGCGGGCCGGAGACGACGCAGGAGGCGATCGCGAGGTCGCTGGAGGCGCTGTTCGCCACCGGCGTGACTCGCATTTTTGCCACGGTGATCACCGGGCCGCGCGAGGCGATGCTGGCGGCGATACGCAACCTGGCGCGGGCGCGGCGCGAGCTGCCGCATGGACGGGCGATTGAGGCGGTCCACGTGGAGGGGCCGTTCATCTCGCCGCACGACGGGCCGCGCGGCGCGCATCCGCGGCAACACGTGCGTCCGCCGGACATCGACGAGTTCCGCCGCTGGCAGGAGGCGGCCGAGGGGCTGGTGCGGCTGGTGACGGTATCGCCGGAGTGGCCCGGCGCGCCGGCGTTCATCGAGGCGTTGACGAGCGAAGGCGTGGTGGCCGCCATCGGGCACCTGGATGCGACGGCGGAGCAGATTGACGCCGCCGTGCGGGCCGGAGCGCGCCTGTCGACGCACCTGGGCAACGGCTCGCACGCGCAGCTTCCGCGGCATCCGAACTATCTGTGGCAACAACTGGCCGATGACCGGCTGGCGGCGTCGTTCATCGTGGACGGCATTCATCTGGACACGGCGTTCCTCCGCGTGGCGCTGCGGGCCAAGGGCATCGAGCGCAGCGTGCTGATCACCGACGCGGTGGCACCGGCCGGCTGCGAGCCAGGGCCCTACCGGCTGGGCGCCGTGGACGTCGAGCTTCACCCGGAAGGCCGTGTGACGCTGCGGGGAACGGACCGGCTGGCCGGCAGCGCGTTGCGGATGGACCGGGGCGTGGAGAATCTGATGCGGCTCGCCGGACTCACGCTGCCGGAGGCACTGACGATGGCGGCGCGGAACCCGGCGAGGGTCGGCCGGGTGGAGCATCGCCTGCGCGGGCTCCAGCCAGGCGAGCGGGCCGACATTGTGGAATTTGATTATGACGCGGCTTCCAGATCGATCCGCGTGACGCGGACGTGGCTGGAGGGCGAACTGGTCTTTGCAGCCTGA
- a CDS encoding antibiotic biosynthesis monooxygenase, translating into MLTVVAEIIARPGCHEQLRRELEALIAPTRAEEGCLQYDLHVSTDNPGHFLFFENWTSREALDRHLATPHLQRLGAVLAELAQGEPRIATFTRIA; encoded by the coding sequence ATGCTTACCGTTGTTGCCGAAATCATCGCCAGACCTGGCTGTCACGAGCAGCTCCGCCGCGAACTCGAAGCACTCATCGCCCCCACCCGCGCCGAAGAGGGCTGCCTCCAGTACGATCTTCACGTCTCCACCGACAACCCCGGCCACTTCCTCTTTTTCGAAAACTGGACCTCGCGCGAGGCGCTGGACCGTCATCTGGCCACGCCGCACCTTCAGCGGCTCGGCGCCGTTCTGGCCGAACTCGCCCAGGGCGAGCCTCGCATCGCCACCTTCACCCGCATCGCCTGA
- a CDS encoding branched chain amino acid aminotransferase encodes MTPTEKIWHNGRFIAWEDARIHVLSHVVSYGSSVFEGVRCYDTERGPAIFRLREHTRRLLDSAKIYRIPVEYSLEQLMEAQIELVRVNRLRSCYIRPIILRGYGGMGVLPANNPTEVFLACWEWGKYLGEEALAAGVDVCVSSWNRMAPNTFPALAKAGGNYINSQLIRMEANQNGYAEGIALGPDGLVSEGSGENIFVIRDGRIYTPPVSAGILPGITRDSILTLAREAGIEVVETDIPREMLYIADEIFFTGTAAEVTPVRSVDRIPVGSGRRGPVTERLQRAFFDIVEGRAEDRHGWLTPVPAA; translated from the coding sequence ATGACGCCCACTGAAAAAATCTGGCACAACGGGCGGTTTATCGCCTGGGAGGATGCCCGCATTCATGTGCTGTCCCATGTGGTCAGCTACGGCAGTTCGGTGTTTGAAGGCGTGCGCTGTTATGACACCGAGCGAGGCCCGGCCATTTTCCGGCTGCGCGAGCACACGCGGCGGCTGCTGGATTCGGCCAAGATTTACCGCATTCCGGTGGAATATTCGCTTGAACAGCTCATGGAGGCGCAGATCGAGCTGGTGCGCGTGAACCGGCTGCGGTCCTGCTACATCCGCCCGATCATCCTGCGCGGCTACGGCGGGATGGGCGTGCTGCCCGCCAACAATCCGACGGAAGTGTTCCTGGCCTGCTGGGAGTGGGGCAAATATCTTGGCGAGGAGGCGCTGGCCGCGGGCGTCGACGTCTGTGTTTCGAGCTGGAACCGGATGGCGCCGAACACGTTCCCTGCCCTGGCCAAGGCCGGCGGCAACTACATCAACTCGCAACTGATCCGGATGGAGGCCAACCAGAACGGCTACGCCGAGGGCATCGCGCTGGGTCCTGACGGACTGGTAAGCGAGGGCTCGGGCGAAAACATTTTCGTCATCCGCGACGGCCGCATCTACACGCCGCCCGTCTCGGCGGGCATTCTTCCGGGCATCACGCGCGATTCGATCCTGACGCTGGCGCGCGAGGCCGGCATTGAGGTGGTGGAGACCGACATTCCGCGCGAGATGCTCTATATCGCTGACGAGATCTTTTTCACCGGGACGGCAGCGGAGGTGACGCCGGTTCGAAGTGTTGACCGCATTCCGGTCGGCAGCGGACGGCGCGGGCCGGTGACCGAGCGGCTGCAACGCGCCTTCTTCGACATTGTGGAGGGGCGCGCCGAGGACCGGCATGGGTGGCTGACGCCGGTGCCGGCCGCCTGA